Part of the Dreissena polymorpha isolate Duluth1 chromosome 12, UMN_Dpol_1.0, whole genome shotgun sequence genome, cattatttacgattacaaaaTCTTTGAATGTACCTATTGAAATCATGTTTCATCTGTGTGATGCCAATGTTGCATCGATTATTAATTATGAAAGCGAGGTGTGGGGATTTTCGAAAGCTGAAAATATTTAGCGAGTCTAACGCAAATTCTGCAAATGGCCTTTAAATGTGAAAGTTTCTACACATTCAAATGCTTTGAATGTCGAAGGTGGTAGATAACCAATGTATATATGTCGATATTTAcgagtagttaaatatttcttaaaattgttcaacgaaaaatcGTCCAactgtattttaaacaatatgatcAATCCAAGTCATGGGCATCAAACGTTCGAAAACTTTTGCAAGTATTTGGTTTTAATGACTTGTGGATATATCCTGAATCTGTTTATGTTAACATCTTTATCGAAATGTTTCGCAGTAGATTACATgatgtgtttatttcaaaatggcgaacTGATGTTAATGACACTTCATCTCTGTTTCTTTACAAGGAATTAAAACCCATCTTTAATAGATCCCTTTACTTGGAAAAAATCGAAATTTGTAAATATAGAAACATCATAGCAAAACTAAGATTATCTTCTCATTTTCTATTTATAACAACTGGTAGGCACCAAAACATCACAAGAAATTAAGGAATTAGTAAAATAAGTACACTcaatgaaattgaagatgagtaccattatGTTTTGATTTGCCCTATGCAAGATCATTTTGGAAATACAATTATACTTGTTGTTTACAGACGAAGACCAAGTATGTTAAAATTTTAACTATTCTTGAATGATACCAGAAAATTTATACTGATACGTCTTGCACATTTCtttattaaagcatttaaacttagaaccgaaaatatatcaatattttttccTAGAATTGGAattttgtatgtattatgtaACCGCCTAATTTTTTCTCAATCAATTACGGATTGTAACATCAATataactttgtttaaaaataataaagagcCTTCTCTTACATTCAGCATTCTCACACAAATCATATATTagtaaaatgcataaacaaaattgcTAATTTGACGCATgagtatttatatgtatttattattactttaatgCTAtcttgacgatgagctgtatatgcttaagtcgtgTTATGATCTATTCTGTCAATTTAGTAATCTAATTAAATTTTAAGAATTACATCTTGTTCGATCTATTCTACCTAGCTCATTATGATGTAAACCATGTTGAGTTTTCTTACTCATGTTTAGTAACGACAGAGCAACAGGgagtatgtttgtgtgtgtattgcGAATTGTATTGCGGTCCTTCCGGACCAGAGGCCGCATAATGTgaaaacccagagtgtgtcccagcactacTACCTAATGTGGTAAATAGACTCACTAAAGTTTGAGAGGTAGTATTAATTACAGCTTccatttccagctatttagttttACCTAAAGTTGTTCAATTCGTATGTGTGTGTTGTATGGGTAGACCCGGCGAAAAATAGCGAATacctaccaaactcacatgcgtCGGGAATATGATGGAACTCGGGTGGCAGATGTGAGAAGCGTTTGTACCAACCAATGCGATAACCGGAAAGCTCGGTAGAATGTTACAAAAAACGTTATGCGAAAACTGCATGATTGTTGCAGATTTTATATTTTCCAACAAGACGCtgacattataatttattactGCACATTCCACTGTGAGTTGCGCTCCCTCATTCACGGTAAATGAACACATATAGTGTTGCATTATAATGACATAGCCTTTAAGTTCATCTCACACAAAAACAACTAATTAAATATCATACAACTCATTTTGATCATTGCCGAATGTGTTGCTAAATAAAAATCGACACTatacatacattttgaaattGCAAATTGTACCAAATTagtagtcaagcgcgctgtcttTGAATAGCTGTTGTTCATTGTGTTTTAGCGGTAACATAAAGCACTGTTTCAGAAATACGGGAGCTGTGTAATACTCATCTCAGGTGATGTATTGCAAGATAAGTAATCATTAGAGAAGATTAGAGAAGATTTGGCGCGCATCTCAGCATGAAAACTTGACAGATTTATTACGAATGTCTGTGTGGGCTATAATTAACATACTGTTCTGCTTCTTTATTTCAAGCACAGCGAACGCACGCGTCCTAAGAACACTGTCCATGGCTGATTTAACATATCTGTTACACATGCGTGTGGTTTTCTGTACACATATTACACATATAACTGTACTTTTTTCTCTTATTAACAGTCtcatattattaatagttaaaacCCATAgtcatatatcattaaaaaatatataaacaacaacagccaGTGAATTAACGCTGAGTGTTTATGGCGACATTTCGGAAATAGTTTGGGTCTGGTTTCCTCATTATGTTTAGCTCTCCCAGTTGTATTACCTATGGATAAACAATACCGTTATAAGTGACATCTTCTGTGGAGAAGATTAATACAAACCATGTTATCAAATATATGCATTACATGATATTAATTGCTAATACAAAAAGTGTCAGCTTATTAACCAGCACAGTTTTTAAtagttaaacataaattaataacaacatgTCGCCTACAATTAAATACAAACCTTAAATTCagtatacagtgaaaacatgttaattgatgtttatatatataatttccttgAATGTTTGTTCTTACAGGGTGTATCGAGGTATTTGTTTGGATGTAGTAGACATATCACATAACATTGGTAAGCATTATACATTTTACGTTTTACTTTTTACGTTTACTTTTAAACTTACAACTAAGTACTTTTTGCCAAATTAAtcgtatttatataaacaaataattgcaatccttttgcaaaattattcatgatctcataaatatatatttataatatatttaaacatacttaTATCCATACTTAATGCCGTGATCCGTTTTTGCCAATAATACCACTGATTTTGTGTAACATATgatcatttaaaattaatgtttcaagACAATATCATGTATTTGGTTTAAACCTAGTTAATATAGATCTATAGATCCGGCAGTATTTGTCATTTTATAGACATCTTGAGGACCTTCGTAGAGTATGGATATATTTTGGGACCACCTGATATCAAGGCCAATAATAATCTTCTATACCACTATAATCTTATGTTATTGGGGGTATTTACGATTCTTGAttcatattgtattgtattttctaTTATGACGAACAAGCACTTTCGACTCGGTCAACACTTGGCATTAAACAGTGGCACCAAAAACGCACATTTGTATCATTGAATACTATGCTAAGAACGACTATCATTGCCTGTTTGAAATATAATTCAAATTACACTAGTCGTTGTAGATATGTTGTTAACGTTATATAGAATAGTTTCTTATTTGATTACTTGCCTGAAGTTTTACAAACGGCAGTTTTTTTGTTCATGTACTGTTCGTAAgtactattgtatttgtttgtgtCATCAGGGTTGAATGGTGATTTATGACAGTAGATGTCAACGGTTGATGGTAAAACAAAAGCATCTCCCTAACATTACAGTACGAGATACCATGTTTCCGCTCTTAACCATCAGTGTGAAAGTTGTTAAAATTGTCAGATTTTGTTTGTGTATCCTTTTTATAATATGCCATGAACATTTGTATCTTGTGATATTCAATCGTTGTTCAGGTTTTACCAGATATGCATTAATTACAATATCACATAAcaatatgtgtatgtttttaattAGTCCTAAAATACTTGATATTTACTTTAAAGTATTAGTTGTGCTCTACACATTGTAATCTTAATGCCCATTTGATGtgtgatgtttattttatttatattagcCACAGTATTTGATTGATATTGATTTGcaattttgaacatgttttatatttctgtataatgcatttttagctcgatAATCCATCAAAGTGTTGGTTTAATCGTCGACGTCGCTATCGGTTTCAGCGTCGGTGTCTACATTATGCTCTGTCCAGATTAACCCAATTGCTGTGCAAGGTTATTGATAATATGTTCTATTTTCTATAACTTGAATTTGCAATTTAGCAGAACTATGCAACTTTTTTTCTTATAAGCAATGGTAGCACATAGACGTTCTAATCGTATTTAACGGTAATAGCTCTGTCACCAGTACAAGTATTACAATACTGATTCAAGTTATGTTTTGCTACTTGATCATTATTGCAAACACATTTACTGTTTTTTGTGCTGAATATGTGCCGAAATTGTATTTTTCTCAGTTTTAAAAACGAACTTTAAACATACAGCGACAATTTCATGCTTgctaaattaaaaattattcatattttgtgtcaCCAATGTATGTATTACGAAGAATGATGCACGTCAAGGTATGCTAATTGGTCACTATTTTTAACAAGAATGTAATGTGTTTTGTAACAGAAGATGAGCCGAAATATTATTTTCCTCAGTTTTAAGTACAAACTTACGCTAAACATACAACAAGATGTGCATGCTAGATGAATttaaaattgttcacattttatttCACCAGTTTATACATTACGAAGAATGATTCACACCATGGTATGCTCATtgttcattattttaaacaagagtgttAAGGTAGTAAATAGTTGTTTTGTACCTGTAGTTGAGCCGACAAATTATTGTCCTCAGTTTTAAGTACAAACTACCTTTAGTCATACAACAAGATTGCCATGCtagataaattaaaaataattcatattttgTGTCATCGGCTTTTATCTAAGGCAAAATAATTTGCGTTATGCTATGataattgttcattttttttaaaacagtcatatGTCATAAATAGATGTTTTGTACCTTAAGAGGAGCCGAAATAGTATTGACCTCAGTTTACAGTAAAAACTTACTGTAAACATACAAGATTTTCATGCTAGATGAATCGAAGAAagaatttttcataattttatgtTGAGTCTTTCAGAAGAATTTATATCTTAGTTTGTACAGCAGCCACATACGTATCTGAATAAGGAGCACTTGGTTACACTACAAAGCTACTCGGCAATCATAATGGCATCATTGTATAATAAAACTAAATCCATATATACACTTTATTGATGAgatgacatgtttattatatacatgtacgtttGCATTGACTTGAGTACATACAATTCTGAACAAACTGTTCGGTTATTACCGATGTTATGAATTTGGTatttgaatgtatatatgtgtttCTCATAAAGATATTGCCCttcataaatatacaatatataaaacatacaaactATACACGTTCATTAAAAGTTGATTAATGAAATGAGAATCGATGATAAactattatattttgttaatttctaTAAGACGAACATATATTAAAGTATTAAAGTACATGAATAGCAGCGCTTGAACACGGAAAATACATAACATTGTCACATAAATTACAAGGTAGAAGTTCGAGTTCTCCATGCTCGCTGGGCGAGGTTTCGGAATGACTGTTGGATTTGTAACTTTGCTGCAACAGCCGGGTTCTGCATAAAGCGAGTCAGCTTTTCTTTCTTCTTTAAGATATGTCGCACTTGTTGCGCTAAAGTTACAAACACTTGATTCATGCTGGTCCGACCTTCACTCGCCGATGTTTCAAAGAACAGCAAGTTATACTCGGCACAAAGTCTACTGATCTCAGTATCAGAAACAGTTTTTCTCTCAATCATATCCGATTTATTGGCCACTAAGGCTACAGGTATTGACCGATTGGTACTTATTTTGTGTACGTATTCCACCAATGTTCTCGCAACTTGGAAGCTCGTAGCCATTGTGATCGCAAACACTATAATCACGCAGTCCGCCCAAAGGACTTGGTGTTGACTTATATCGTCTGCTGTCATCTGAAAAATATTACCCGATTAATAGATAAAGGAAAcatacagaaaaaaatgggtcTATAGCCCTTGAGCGGTCTTCAGATCTAATGATAAGACAGAATTACTACACATCATCAAAGAAGAATTTTCAACAATATACGGTTATCTAcgtaaatgaaataattttactaATTTCTAAATAAGTGCataaaaatatcttatttatttttgaaaattacattaaataaacattcattgtaaaatgtataacataatataaataaatacaaattataagcACATATCTACGGCAGTTTACAGTACGGTCTAAACCAATATAGTGGTGCAGCGCTTTTTGTGCATTTGCCTACAATTGCCAAAATATCAACAGGTAATTTGCATAGCTTGAAGTGGCTTAACTGAAGGAGACCTTGCTTTTTTGCAACATACCGTTTGTCAGGTTCTCATAACAAAACCAGGTTAAGTGAGTGTCATATCAAATTGATGAATAAGTTTTGACGTAACATTCATGTTACTTAATATTATATTAACGTCTATTATTCTCGAGCATTTCTCACCTGTCCGAGAGTGTCTATGATATGCAGGGTTAGATGTTTACCCTCTATGCACGTCGAGTGGCTGTACAGCATCTCTGGAATAgaagtgtatatatattattgtGCCAAACTTTGATACTGCAATACAACGACTATATTATTATGTTGTCAATATCAAGAAGGTCATTTATACAGATTCTTTGGAACTTAAATTATGTATTGTGATATCATGTTAGCATAAAGAGAAAATTGTGCTCCATGAAAGATTTCTCtaaaaatgataattatttaaatattcgaATGATTAATACATAACATAAATTTCCCCGACCTCTCGTATTCATGGttttaataaaactatttttaatgaAACTAGAATCGGAGTATGAACCCGAAGACAAATGCGTGTGAATCCGAAGACACATGTGTGTTAACACAAAACACATGCGTGTGGAATCGAAGACACATGTGTGTGAACCCAGATACACGTGCGTGTGAATCCGGAACCACATGCGTGAGAACCCGAAGACACATGCGTTTAAACCCGAACACACAGTTATGTGAATTTCGTTAATTTCATCGAGAGGTTTCGAACAAAAGGAACGTTTGAAGATGTCGAGTTTATAAGCTGTTTACATGACAAAcgcatatttaaatatatcacTCACAATTTAGCTTCGAGAACAAGTAATCTTTACAGGTCATGCATATTATTATTTGGTTAGACTTTTTCACG contains:
- the LOC127853216 gene encoding ras-like protein family member 11A-like isoform X2, which codes for MSVEGNLDRVGHRSPRARPDTPPRHAHSSGKEVNILVLGYRGVGKTEMLYSHSTCIEGKHLTLHIIDTLGQMTADDISQHQVLWADCVIIVFAITMATSFQVARTLVEYVHKISTNRSIPVALVANKSDMIERKTVSDTEISRLCAEYNLLFFETSASEGRTSMNQVFVTLAQQVRHILKKKEKLTRFMQNPAVAAKLQIQQSFRNLAQRAWRTRTSTL
- the LOC127853216 gene encoding ras-like protein family member 11A-like isoform X1, with the translated sequence MSVEGNLDRVGHRSPRARPDTPPRHAHSSGKEVNILVLGYRGVGKTALTVRYLTKRFIGDYNSETEMLYSHSTCIEGKHLTLHIIDTLGQMTADDISQHQVLWADCVIIVFAITMATSFQVARTLVEYVHKISTNRSIPVALVANKSDMIERKTVSDTEISRLCAEYNLLFFETSASEGRTSMNQVFVTLAQQVRHILKKKEKLTRFMQNPAVAAKLQIQQSFRNLAQRAWRTRTSTL